The window GGGTCGTCGGCGACGTTCGAAACGGGGAGTGAAGCAGAGATAGAGTTTGCTTGGTGGTCCCCCACGAGGACGCCACAGACTTCTTCGGGAGGGTCTTCGGCGGCACCCTCGCGGGCGTGAGTAAGTACCTCGCCGCGGACGTGCGACGCGAGCGTTACGTTATTCGAAGTCACGGCGCATCGCAATCTCGAACCACGGGCACAGACGCAGTTGGCGGTACCACTGCGGGTGGTCGTGGAGGTGCTCGTAGTCCACCCAGAGCATCCCCGCGATTTCGTCCTCGTCGGGGTCGAGACTGGTGTCTTCGAGGGTGACCTTCAGGACCGCACAGACCTCCCACTCGAGGCCGGCGTTCTCGTAGTAGCGCTTGTACTCGAACTTGTCCGTGACGCGCAGGTCGGAGTACTGGTCGGGCGTGATGCCGAGTTCCTCTTCGAGTCGCTCTTCGGTCGCTTCTTCCTGGGACTGCCCTTCGACGGGGTGGGAGGCGACGGTGCCGTCCCAGTGGGTGTCCCACAGGCGCTTGTTCGGTGCGCGCTGTGCGAGGAGCAGTTGGCCCTCCTCGTTGAACACGAGACAGGTGAAGGCGCGGTGGCGGATGCCGTCGCCCGTGTGGGCGTCGAGTCGGTTGACGGTCCCCTCCGGGTTGTCGTCGGAGTCGACGGCGATGACGTCCTGTGCTGCGTTCTTGTGGAGTTCCGTGGCCTCGTCGGCCGCTGCATTGCTCATGTCCGTCTCGTCGGAGGCGGGGGTCAATTATGCTTCGATGCGGACCAGCCACACTCGGTCGTGGTCGACTCGTGTCCCGGGTGTCCCGCGTCACCCGAGGCGTTCGTCGAGAATCAAGCGCGTCTTCGTACTCTTCACGTCGTCGTGCTCGCGCGCACGCGTAATGAGGTCGTTGACCGCTCGCGTGTCGGCCGCGTCGACGACGAGGACGATGTCCTCTTCGCCCGACACCTGCCAGACGAAGTCGACGTCCTTCCACTCGGACATGAGTTCCGAGACGTCGTTCGTATCGACGTCGACTGCGACGGTCACCTCTATCATCGCCTTCAGGTTGCCCGTGCGGGTCGCAATCGTAAATCGTTCGATGACGCCTTCGTCGACTAACCGCTCGACGCGGTTTCGAACCGTCCCTTCAGACGTTCCGACTTCCGCCGCAATCTCCGTGTTCGGGGTTCGAGCGTCCCGTCGGAGGATGTCGAGGATGCGTCGGTCCAACTCGTCCATACCCCACGTGCCGCCCCCAGCGACTTACCGATTACGAATTTCGTAACTCGACTTCGAAAGCAACACTTATGCACCCGGGTTCCGTTCGTTTCTCGTAATGTCGGACGCCTATCTGGCCCTGGAAGACGGTCGCGTGGTCGAAGCGCGTGGTCGCGTTCCGGGACGCACACGTGGTGAACTGGTGTTCACGACCGCATACACCGGATACGAAGAGAGTCTGACCGACCCTTCGTACGAAGAACAAGTCCTCACCTTCTCGTACCCCCTCATCGGGAACTACGGCGTCCGAGCCGAGCGATTCGAGTCCGACCGGGTCCACCCGCGTGCCGCCGTTGCACGCGAGTTCACCGACGACGTCGTCGAGTGGCTCGCCGACGAGGGCGTGCCAGCGGTCGACCACATCGACACCCGTGACCTCGTGACGTCGATTCGTGAAGAGGGCGCGATGAAGGTCGGAATCGCCGTCGGCGAAGATGCGACCCCTGAAGCCGCGAAAGAAGAACTCGCGAAGTGCAAGGGCATGAGCGAACACGTCGACATCGGCGCACAGGTCACGACACCCGAACTCACCACCTACGAGGGTGACGGCGACCAGACGGTCACGCTCGTCGACTGTGGTGCGAAGCAGTCTATCGTCGACTCGCTCGTCGAACGCGGGGCGACAGTTCACGTCCTCCCGTACGACGCGACGGCGGACGACGTGTCCGCACTCGACTCCGACGTGCTGTTCATCTCGAACGGTCCCGGTGACCCGGAGAACTACACTGCGACTCGCGAACTCGTCGAGGAGTTCGCCGGTGACGTCCCCATCGCGGGCATCTGTCTCGGCCAACAAATCGTCGCGAGCGCACTCGGCGGCACCACCGAGAAGATGGCCTTCGGTCACCGTGGCGTGAACCAACCCGTCCGCGACCTGCAGACTGGGAAAGTCATCATGACGACCCAGAACCACGGCTACACCGTCGCAGACCCCGGTGAGCACCTCGACGTGACGCAAATCAACGTCAACGACGACACCGCGGAAGGCCTCGAAAGCGAGGACCTGAGCGTCATCACGCGCCAGTACCACCCAGAGGCTCACCCCGGACCCCACGACTCGCTCGGCTTCTTCGATGACGTCCTCTCCATGGCGGACCCTGAGGGAAATGGCCGTAAGCGGCGCATCGTCGCCTCGGACTGACCGAATCGTCCTCTAATCCACAATTTTACCAGTTACGAACCACTTTCCCTAATCTCGACCAGCGGCGGTGCTGTCGGTCACTTTGACAGGGATATCCGAGGCCGCCATGAGAGGTACTGTCAAGCGCTTACGGCACGTACCGATTCTCATGGGGGACGCTTCGCTCATCGAGCGGGGGTTCGACGAACTCCCAGCGGAGATTGCACTACTCGATACACACGGTGACATCATCTACACCAATCGAGCGTGGCGAATGTTCGCCGAGACCAACGGGTACGTCGGTGACGTCGACGCGATTGGCGTCAATTACCTCGACGTCTGCGAGGCGGCGCGCGACGAGGACGAGACAGCAGGCCTCGTCGCCGACGGCATCCGCGCTCTCCTCCGCGGGCAACAGGACCTGTTCGCCATCGAATACCCGTGTCACTCTCCGACGGTATACCGGTGGTTCATGATGCGGGCCGTTCCCTTCGATACGCCCCGACACGGGCGATTCGTCCTCGTCATGCACCTCGACATCACCGAGCGCCGACTCGCAGAGTTGCAAGTCAACGAGAAGAACCAGCACCTCGCGATGCTCGCACACGTCCTCTCGAAAGACCTCAAAGAACCACTCACGGCGGCAATCGAGAAGGCAGGGCGACTCGTGGCGAAAGACGCCCCCGACGCGTCGTCGCTCTCGAAGATACTCTCGCGCATCGACGCCATCATCGAACAGAGCGTCACGCTCGCCGACCAGGTGGCGACGCTGGAACTCGAACCGGTCGACTTCCGCGAGTACGTCGAAACCGAGTGGGAGGCCATCGGCAACGCGAGCGACATCGACTTTCGCGTGACGGGTGGTGGCGTCCTCGCCGCAGACGAACACCTCTTCGGACTCTTCCTCAGTTCGCTCTTCACGAACAACGTCCGACGAAGTTCTGTTCCGGGGTACCCCTCGCAAATCGTCGTGGGAGCGACCATCGACGGCTTCTACGTCGACGACGACGGCCCACGACCCACTGCCGAAGAACGCGCCGCGGCGACGGGACGAAACCAGTTGCTCGGGGTCGATTACGACTCGGTCGAACTCTCTGTCACCAAACGAATCGCCGACCTGCACGGGTGGGACCTCGACATCACCGAGTCAGAACTCGGCGGTGCCCGGTTCGAGGTCCGCGGCATCACGTGGCGGTGACCGCGTCGGTGTCGGTCCAAGTGGTGAGTCTGTGACTACGAGAGGTCCGCTTCCATCACGAAGGTCGGTTGTTCCGCCACGTCGCTCCGCGCGACAGAGACGTCTGAGACCCACTGGACGCCCTCGGGGACGAGGACGCGCGTTCGGTCGGCACCGACCGACGCCGCATCACGCCGAACAGCGTCTATCAGCGCAGTGCAGGCGTCTTCGTCGTTCCACGCGGCGACTGCGTACTCGGCCCACGTCACCTCGCCTTCGTCGTCGAGTTCCCGCGAGTACGTCCGATTGCGGTAGGTGAAGCCGCGGACTCGGTCGTCGCCGACGACGAACAGTCGGTCGTCTGCCGCCGCGTCGTGGAGTCTGGACCGGGTCAGTTCGGAGACGGCCCACGATTCGTTGGCGTCGAGAGCGAGCCCAGAGAGTTGGGTTCGCATCTCGCTGCCGGTCCAGAACGCCCACGCCGCGTCGGCGTCGTCGGTGACCGACAGAGCAGGTGTCGCGTCAGCATTCGGTTCGGGTGTCGCCCAGCGGAACTCCATTCCCGGGTCGAACCCGACGTGTCGGGCGTTGGCGAGACTGGGGACGTTCCACGAGAAAATCATGTTTCGCACCCGTTTCGCACCCTGGTCGCGCGCCCAGTCGAAGAGGGCGTGCGTGAGTTCGGTTGCGAGGCCTTGCTCGCGGTACTCCGGTGCGACGCGCATCCCTTGTGCCCACGCTTCGTACTCCGAGAGCATGACCATCTGCGCGATGGCCGCAACCTCGTCAGAGGGCGTCTCGTCACCCATGTCGACGAGGAGGGTCGCTTGCTCGTTCTCGCCCGGTTCTATCCACTCGTGGTAGATGTCGGGGATGTAGTCTGACCCGCCGCGGTCGGCCCACGTGTCGCGGGTGAAAGCGACGACAGCGTCGTAATCCTCGGGTCGCGCGGGTCGTATCTCCATCAGGTTACTCCCACGGGACCGAGCGCTCGGTCAGTTCGCCTTCGAGGTTCCGCCCCATGGCACCCGCCGGGTCCGAGTGGTTCGCGAGCGCCCACATGAGTTTCACCTTCGCGGTGCCGGGGAGGGTGTCACCTGCTTCGACGACGCCCGCGTCGAGGAGGTCACGACCAGTGTCGTAGACGCGGTCACAGACGCGGCCTTCGAGACACTGCGAGGTCATGACGACGACGGTGCCGTCCTCGACGAGTTCCTCGATTCGCGGGATGAGGTCGGTGTGGATGTGCCCGAGACCCGTGCCCTCGATGACGAGGCCCGCTTTGCCGTCGAGGTAGTCGAGGACGGCGGGGTCCATCCCGGGCGTGAACTTCACGAGTTCGACGCCGGATTCGAGGCCAGCGTTGAGTGCGAGTTCCTGTTCGTCGCGAGCGGTGTAGTCGCGACGGAACGTGACTTCTTCAGCCTCGTAGTCGACTTCGCCGAGCGGTTTCGCACCGATGGTCTGGAAGGCATCGCGACGCGAGGTGTGGTTCTTGCGGACGCGAGTCCCTTCGTGGAGGGCGCACACGTCGTCGGACTCGGAGCCGTGCATGCAAATCATGACCTCCGCGGCGTCGGCCTTGGCGGCCTCGACGGCGCAGACGGCGTTCATCACGTTGTCGGAAGACGGCCGATCCGCCGAGCGTTGACTGCCCGTGAAGACGATGGGAACGGGGGTGTCGAGCATGAACGACATCGCCGACGCGGAGAACTGCATCGTGTCGGTTCCGTGCATGACGACGACGCCGTCGGCACCCGCCTCGATTTCCTCGGCGATGGCCTCCGCGAGGTCGACCCACACGTCGGTCGTCATGTTCTC is drawn from Haloferax litoreum and contains these coding sequences:
- a CDS encoding GNAT family N-acetyltransferase → MEIRPARPEDYDAVVAFTRDTWADRGGSDYIPDIYHEWIEPGENEQATLLVDMGDETPSDEVAAIAQMVMLSEYEAWAQGMRVAPEYREQGLATELTHALFDWARDQGAKRVRNMIFSWNVPSLANARHVGFDPGMEFRWATPEPNADATPALSVTDDADAAWAFWTGSEMRTQLSGLALDANESWAVSELTRSRLHDAAADDRLFVVGDDRVRGFTYRNRTYSRELDDEGEVTWAEYAVAAWNDEDACTALIDAVRRDAASVGADRTRVLVPEGVQWVSDVSVARSDVAEQPTFVMEADLS
- a CDS encoding PAS domain-containing protein, producing MGDASLIERGFDELPAEIALLDTHGDIIYTNRAWRMFAETNGYVGDVDAIGVNYLDVCEAARDEDETAGLVADGIRALLRGQQDLFAIEYPCHSPTVYRWFMMRAVPFDTPRHGRFVLVMHLDITERRLAELQVNEKNQHLAMLAHVLSKDLKEPLTAAIEKAGRLVAKDAPDASSLSKILSRIDAIIEQSVTLADQVATLELEPVDFREYVETEWEAIGNASDIDFRVTGGGVLAADEHLFGLFLSSLFTNNVRRSSVPGYPSQIVVGATIDGFYVDDDGPRPTAEERAAATGRNQLLGVDYDSVELSVTKRIADLHGWDLDITESELGGARFEVRGITWR
- the gatD gene encoding Glu-tRNA(Gln) amidotransferase subunit GatD; its protein translation is MNAGDRVRVTNAGVTNEGVLMPSSTDEYLVVKLDGGYNVGIELDDADVDVLETDVYDIEDAQSDSDGTSEIEFDEDLPTISLISTGGTIASTVDYRTGAVTAQFDAEDVLRAVPDLAGRANYRGRVVANILSENMTTDVWVDLAEAIAEEIEAGADGVVVMHGTDTMQFSASAMSFMLDTPVPIVFTGSQRSADRPSSDNVMNAVCAVEAAKADAAEVMICMHGSESDDVCALHEGTRVRKNHTSRRDAFQTIGAKPLGEVDYEAEEVTFRRDYTARDEQELALNAGLESGVELVKFTPGMDPAVLDYLDGKAGLVIEGTGLGHIHTDLIPRIEELVEDGTVVVMTSQCLEGRVCDRVYDTGRDLLDAGVVEAGDTLPGTAKVKLMWALANHSDPAGAMGRNLEGELTERSVPWE
- a CDS encoding Lrp/AsnC family transcriptional regulator; translated protein: MDELDRRILDILRRDARTPNTEIAAEVGTSEGTVRNRVERLVDEGVIERFTIATRTGNLKAMIEVTVAVDVDTNDVSELMSEWKDVDFVWQVSGEEDIVLVVDAADTRAVNDLITRAREHDDVKSTKTRLILDERLG
- the idi gene encoding isopentenyl-diphosphate Delta-isomerase, with the protein product MSNAAADEATELHKNAAQDVIAVDSDDNPEGTVNRLDAHTGDGIRHRAFTCLVFNEEGQLLLAQRAPNKRLWDTHWDGTVASHPVEGQSQEEATEERLEEELGITPDQYSDLRVTDKFEYKRYYENAGLEWEVCAVLKVTLEDTSLDPDEDEIAGMLWVDYEHLHDHPQWYRQLRLCPWFEIAMRRDFE
- the carA gene encoding glutamine-hydrolyzing carbamoyl-phosphate synthase small subunit gives rise to the protein MSDAYLALEDGRVVEARGRVPGRTRGELVFTTAYTGYEESLTDPSYEEQVLTFSYPLIGNYGVRAERFESDRVHPRAAVAREFTDDVVEWLADEGVPAVDHIDTRDLVTSIREEGAMKVGIAVGEDATPEAAKEELAKCKGMSEHVDIGAQVTTPELTTYEGDGDQTVTLVDCGAKQSIVDSLVERGATVHVLPYDATADDVSALDSDVLFISNGPGDPENYTATRELVEEFAGDVPIAGICLGQQIVASALGGTTEKMAFGHRGVNQPVRDLQTGKVIMTTQNHGYTVADPGEHLDVTQINVNDDTAEGLESEDLSVITRQYHPEAHPGPHDSLGFFDDVLSMADPEGNGRKRRIVASD